The Thermoplasmataceae archaeon genome has a segment encoding these proteins:
- the rpoA2 gene encoding DNA-directed RNA polymerase subunit A'' codes for MTSILWKDTKKNLRDLIRHSPTSYAVEAEVDQAPTEGYVTVDQKAFTFYLKISGVEKYQEQEDIFVKKKTGLKSILKIESAREIDPVSLGEFRKGSKRIKEFEDFMLADRVQAKMEEKSSYSESLSPEVKAVLSDAKAKGFDIPVSVATEFASKREGMEKKVYERVLGEISTDIVKKSIDPYEAVGIIAAQSIGEPGTQMTMRTFHFAGVREMNVTLGLPRLIEIVDARRIPSTPSMTVYLNNDIEESEEAVLKVVKELENTTIIDVADIVTDVGEMLLTIKPDLSRMKERLVVPDDLLQALEKMKGITVIKSESGDNIVIKPQQESFKKLYQVQEQLKGLTIKGITGIKRAIARIQGDGKWIIYTQGSNLKDVLQLDEIDSTRTYTNDIIEIANVLGIEAGRNAIFRESANTLQEQGLIVDQRHLMLVSDMMTFSGTVRAVGRQGISGRKSSVLARAAFEITTKHLLRAGLLGEVDPLTGVAENIIVGQPITLGTGAINLVYKGNKK; via the coding sequence ATGACATCCATATTGTGGAAAGATACAAAGAAAAACCTCAGGGATCTGATCAGGCATTCTCCTACTAGTTATGCTGTTGAAGCTGAGGTAGATCAGGCACCCACAGAGGGTTATGTAACTGTGGATCAGAAGGCTTTTACCTTTTATCTGAAAATTTCCGGCGTCGAAAAATATCAAGAGCAGGAAGACATATTCGTGAAGAAGAAGACCGGTCTCAAGAGCATCCTGAAAATCGAATCAGCCAGAGAAATCGATCCCGTATCACTGGGAGAGTTCAGAAAAGGGTCCAAGAGAATTAAGGAATTCGAGGATTTCATGCTCGCAGATAGGGTTCAGGCAAAAATGGAGGAAAAGTCCTCCTATTCCGAATCACTGAGTCCTGAGGTGAAAGCTGTACTTAGCGACGCTAAGGCAAAGGGTTTTGACATTCCGGTTTCTGTTGCAACGGAATTTGCATCTAAAAGAGAGGGAATGGAGAAAAAAGTATATGAGAGGGTCCTCGGAGAAATCAGCACAGATATTGTCAAGAAATCCATTGATCCATACGAGGCTGTAGGTATAATAGCAGCTCAGAGTATCGGGGAACCCGGAACACAGATGACCATGAGAACGTTTCACTTTGCCGGTGTCAGAGAAATGAACGTCACTCTAGGCCTCCCTCGCCTTATAGAAATAGTGGATGCTAGAAGGATTCCAAGCACGCCTTCGATGACCGTCTACCTGAACAATGATATCGAAGAATCAGAAGAGGCTGTGCTGAAAGTGGTGAAGGAACTTGAAAACACCACAATTATTGATGTTGCTGATATTGTAACAGATGTAGGGGAAATGCTGCTTACCATTAAGCCAGATCTGTCCAGGATGAAGGAACGCCTGGTTGTGCCTGACGATCTTCTTCAGGCACTTGAAAAAATGAAAGGAATCACAGTGATAAAATCCGAAAGTGGCGATAACATTGTGATCAAGCCACAGCAGGAATCCTTTAAGAAACTCTATCAAGTGCAGGAACAGCTGAAGGGCTTGACGATCAAGGGGATTACCGGAATAAAGAGAGCGATAGCAAGGATTCAGGGCGATGGAAAATGGATAATTTACACGCAGGGATCAAACCTGAAAGATGTCCTGCAGCTGGATGAGATTGACTCCACAAGAACATATACAAATGACATAATCGAGATTGCAAACGTTCTTGGAATAGAAGCTGGAAGGAATGCCATTTTCAGGGAATCCGCAAACACTCTTCAGGAACAGGGTCTTATAGTTGATCAGAGGCATCTCATGCTGGTATCAGACATGATGACGTTTTCTGGAACAGTCAGAGCAGTGGGCAGACAGGGTATTTCTGGACGGAAGAGCAGCGTTCTGGCCAGGGCGGCATTTGAAATAACCACCAAACACCTCCTGAGAGCTGGCCTGTTGGGGGAAGTTGACCCACTGACGGGCGTTGCAGAGAACATAATCGTGGGCCAGCCAATCACGCTGGGTACTGGGGCAATAAACCTCGTATACAAGGGAAATAAAAAATGA
- a CDS encoding NusA-like transcription termination signal-binding factor — MKEITIDNKIMGYIAIFERLTHVELKECLENDEMVLFIVGEKRLADIFNRNKNVVSELKEKVNKHILMAETSRDLLMFVKNLFYRYGVKEINITWKENVTDILVSVESSEIGKAIGKEGKNIKLLRDAVGRFFPIHSINIKQ; from the coding sequence ATGAAGGAAATAACAATAGACAACAAGATAATGGGCTATATTGCTATTTTTGAAAGGCTGACCCATGTTGAACTTAAGGAATGTTTGGAGAATGACGAGATGGTACTGTTTATAGTTGGCGAAAAGAGGCTGGCAGACATATTCAACCGGAACAAGAATGTTGTATCTGAACTTAAGGAGAAGGTCAACAAACACATACTTATGGCCGAAACTTCCAGAGACCTTCTAATGTTTGTGAAGAACCTATTTTACAGGTACGGAGTAAAGGAAATTAACATAACATGGAAGGAGAACGTAACGGACATACTTGTTTCTGTGGAGAGTTCAGAGATAGGGAAGGCAATCGGCAAGGAAGGCAAAAATATAAAGCTGCTGAGAGACGCGGTGGGAAGGTTCTTTCCAATTCATTCCATAAATATCAAACAATAA
- a CDS encoding DUF167 family protein, translating to MKVNVKVHRGPARVSQSASGLEIYTQEPMERNKANIDVIRQIAGFYRVSPTSVRIVIGAKRRRKVVEVEL from the coding sequence GTGAAAGTGAATGTAAAAGTGCATCGCGGTCCGGCCAGGGTTTCTCAAAGCGCGTCAGGCCTGGAGATTTATACTCAGGAACCCATGGAAAGAAACAAGGCCAACATAGACGTTATCAGGCAGATTGCTGGATTTTATAGGGTGTCACCGACATCAGTCCGGATTGTAATCGGGGCAAAAAGGAGAAGAAAGGTCGTGGAAGTAGAATTATAA
- a CDS encoding metal-dependent transcriptional regulator has translation MDHRSVTAEDYLKIIDELTLYKGFATLNDISKFLSVTRQSVYDEMNILIEQKLVERTNKGEYVLTPSGKKEANIFLRKHRIAEILLSRSINMPWNLLDSEAMGIEHGITENIAKLVCDTYGCKTCPHGNPVPDEDGNVTDPDDLFFRDLRPLSRFKISRVIFESSEVLNFLHKHDLLPGSTIEVGEDGEVLVSGSGGRASVPESISTAVKYIEF, from the coding sequence ATGGACCACAGGTCAGTCACTGCGGAAGATTACCTCAAAATTATAGATGAATTGACCTTATACAAGGGGTTTGCGACACTGAATGACATTTCAAAATTTCTTTCTGTAACCAGACAAAGCGTATATGATGAGATGAACATCCTGATCGAACAAAAGCTAGTTGAAAGAACCAATAAGGGCGAATACGTGCTTACACCAAGCGGGAAAAAGGAGGCAAATATTTTCCTCAGGAAACACAGGATTGCAGAAATACTGCTCAGCAGGTCTATTAATATGCCCTGGAACTTGCTCGACAGTGAAGCAATGGGCATTGAGCACGGAATTACAGAAAATATTGCAAAGCTGGTCTGCGACACTTACGGATGCAAAACGTGCCCTCATGGAAACCCTGTACCGGACGAAGATGGTAATGTTACTGATCCGGATGACCTTTTCTTCAGGGACCTTAGACCGCTTTCCAGGTTCAAGATCTCAAGAGTCATTTTTGAAAGCAGTGAAGTCCTCAACTTCCTTCATAAACATGACCTTCTCCCTGGTAGCACAATAGAGGTCGGGGAAGACGGAGAGGTACTGGTATCAGGAAGTGGTGGGAGGGCGTCTGTGCCGGAGTCGATATCTACTGCAGTAAAATACATAGAATTCTGA
- a CDS encoding divalent metal cation transporter, with the protein MSETISFSRLKEYLKFFGPAWLVMIADMDASSTIGAAETGALFKYGLIWFMFLLIIPLYLVQETSGRIGTVTRKGLGEIIRENYTRNTTLLMTIPMAITDMVTYAVEYIGIAIGLDLLGIPGIVALPFVYVVNILIVTRKKGMMIEKILLAITLVLIASFVAVLFIRGIMPYSPVYFSPRPSFLFILAVNVGAVIMPFMLFFQTSATAEKVSKVRLAGNSGAPADSTLEHSELKFTRSALRSMRTETLVGAVISELLMVIVEMTMSGVSADTNFASARQLSTALSVVANSYSPYLFGIGLIGSAFLALVVISLGSAWGLGEALGFGRNGKNLIYIFESLPSLAAAMIIPQSMLISSTLYILVFFVFVLAGPATITGLIARNKRIMGEYRSSRPREIAFWTSIGVVIFFGILAIA; encoded by the coding sequence GTGAGTGAAACGATCTCATTTTCAAGGTTGAAGGAATACCTGAAATTTTTTGGGCCTGCATGGCTGGTCATGATTGCAGATATGGATGCAAGCAGTACAATAGGTGCAGCAGAGACAGGTGCGCTGTTCAAATATGGGCTTATCTGGTTCATGTTTCTGCTTATAATCCCACTTTATCTTGTTCAGGAGACATCCGGTCGTATAGGAACGGTGACGCGGAAGGGGCTAGGTGAAATCATAAGAGAGAATTACACCAGGAACACGACCCTGCTGATGACGATTCCAATGGCAATAACAGACATGGTCACGTACGCCGTTGAATATATCGGAATTGCAATTGGTCTCGACCTTCTCGGCATTCCGGGTATCGTTGCGCTCCCATTTGTCTATGTCGTGAACATTTTGATTGTTACCAGGAAGAAAGGGATGATGATAGAAAAGATACTTCTTGCAATAACGTTAGTCCTCATAGCCTCATTCGTGGCGGTTCTCTTCATAAGGGGGATTATGCCATACAGCCCGGTATATTTCTCCCCCAGGCCAAGTTTCCTGTTTATTCTGGCTGTCAATGTAGGAGCTGTAATAATGCCATTCATGCTCTTTTTTCAGACATCAGCTACAGCAGAGAAGGTGTCAAAGGTCAGGCTTGCAGGAAATTCCGGAGCCCCCGCAGATAGCACTCTTGAACATAGTGAACTAAAGTTCACGCGATCGGCGTTGCGTTCGATGCGCACAGAGACGCTTGTCGGTGCGGTGATCAGCGAGCTTCTCATGGTAATTGTGGAAATGACAATGAGCGGTGTTTCTGCCGATACCAATTTCGCATCTGCGAGGCAATTATCCACTGCACTGTCAGTGGTCGCTAACAGTTATTCTCCCTACCTCTTTGGGATCGGATTGATAGGATCTGCATTTCTCGCACTGGTGGTCATTTCTCTTGGGAGTGCATGGGGTCTTGGAGAAGCGCTTGGGTTCGGACGGAATGGAAAGAATCTGATCTATATATTTGAGAGCCTTCCTTCGCTTGCTGCTGCAATGATAATCCCCCAGTCCATGTTAATAAGCTCAACTCTGTACATCCTGGTGTTTTTTGTCTTCGTTCTTGCCGGTCCGGCAACCATAACGGGTCTTATTGCACGGAATAAGAGGATAATGGGGGAATACAGGAGCAGCAGGCCGAGAGAAATTGCTTTCTGGACCAGTATAGGCGTTGTTATCTTCTTCGGAATTCTGGCGATCGCATAA
- the eif1A gene encoding translation initiation factor eIF-1A — MQPDSQFDESDQQVRVILPNKRKGEMFGIVEKLSGASRLTVMCEDGFTRNSRIPGKMKKRMWIREHDLVIVKPWEFQNERADVVYRYTQTQASYLSRNNLLPDVINIFK; from the coding sequence ATGCAACCAGACAGCCAATTTGATGAAAGTGATCAGCAGGTCAGGGTGATCCTGCCAAACAAGAGAAAGGGAGAAATGTTCGGGATAGTGGAAAAACTGTCCGGTGCATCAAGGCTGACTGTCATGTGCGAGGATGGCTTTACTAGGAACTCCAGAATCCCTGGAAAAATGAAGAAAAGGATGTGGATCCGCGAGCATGACCTCGTAATTGTCAAACCATGGGAATTCCAGAACGAGAGAGCTGACGTTGTGTACAGATATACACAGACACAGGCTAGTTACCTCAGTAGAAACAATTTGCTTCCTGATGTCATAAATATCTTTAAGTGA
- a CDS encoding serine protein kinase RIO: MVEERSALKQLIDSGEFLNSFNLDRKTSGLVFDKRTLKSIYELSSKEGIDYIDFPISSGKESVVFKAYIRKKPAVLKVYKMSTLKFSNISIYIEGDHRFSKERLSRSNMVFIWAKKEYTNLDELRRAGIPAPKPISFHKNLLLMSYIGTGRIPAPPLRNASFDAREVYNILREYMRLLYQKAHIVHADLSEYNILYYRKKPYFIDMGQSVSTSHPSADFFLQRDVKNITHYFIKKGIDSTADELESYIRGEL, from the coding sequence ATGGTAGAAGAAAGATCAGCGCTGAAACAACTTATTGATTCCGGGGAGTTCCTCAACAGCTTCAACCTAGATAGAAAGACTTCAGGGCTCGTTTTCGATAAGAGAACGCTAAAATCAATTTATGAACTTAGCAGCAAAGAAGGCATAGACTATATCGATTTTCCCATATCTAGCGGCAAGGAGTCTGTGGTTTTCAAGGCTTACATTAGGAAGAAACCCGCAGTCCTGAAGGTTTACAAAATGTCCACTCTTAAGTTTTCCAACATCAGTATTTATATTGAGGGGGACCACAGGTTTTCCAAGGAGCGGCTAAGCCGTTCGAATATGGTTTTTATATGGGCTAAAAAAGAATATACGAATCTGGATGAACTGAGACGTGCAGGCATACCAGCTCCTAAACCAATCTCGTTTCACAAGAATCTGCTTCTGATGTCCTATATCGGCACAGGAAGGATTCCTGCCCCACCTCTACGAAATGCCTCTTTTGATGCTCGCGAAGTATACAACATCCTCAGAGAATACATGCGACTTCTTTATCAGAAAGCACACATTGTGCATGCAGATCTCAGCGAATACAATATACTGTACTATCGCAAAAAGCCATATTTTATTGACATGGGGCAGTCGGTGTCAACCTCACATCCATCAGCAGATTTTTTCCTCCAAAGAGACGTAAAGAATATAACTCATTATTTTATTAAGAAGGGTATAGATAGCACAGCCGATGAACTTGAATCTTATATAAGGGGCGAATTGTAA
- a CDS encoding KH domain-containing protein translates to MEAGVVLVPKERLPMIIGREGMTKRKLEKLGNVALNIDSAGGLVSVEQKNDALKANLTLSVVHAISRGFNPEVAFSIFDDYMQLIVISLRDFAKPGSRRIEEIRGRIIGRGGKTRRVIESLTSTHISVYGDTVSIIGDYVSIQYSREAISMIISGKKHRSVYQYLEKKAKEIKFKRIEESFG, encoded by the coding sequence TTGGAAGCTGGAGTAGTGTTAGTTCCGAAAGAAAGACTGCCGATGATCATAGGAAGAGAGGGGATGACCAAGAGGAAGCTTGAAAAGCTTGGTAACGTGGCACTTAACATAGATTCAGCAGGTGGTTTAGTATCTGTCGAACAGAAAAACGATGCCCTGAAAGCAAACCTTACCCTTAGCGTCGTTCACGCCATATCACGGGGGTTCAACCCAGAAGTTGCATTTTCCATCTTCGACGATTATATGCAATTAATCGTGATCTCGCTAAGAGACTTTGCAAAACCAGGTTCCAGAAGGATTGAAGAGATCAGGGGGCGTATCATCGGAAGAGGTGGGAAGACTCGAAGGGTGATAGAGAGCCTAACTTCGACGCATATATCCGTGTACGGTGACACGGTTTCCATTATCGGTGATTACGTTTCAATTCAGTATTCAAGGGAGGCCATAAGCATGATCATTTCAGGAAAGAAGCATAGGTCAGTTTATCAGTATCTGGAAAAGAAAGCCAAGGAAATCAAATTCAAAAGGATCGAGGAGTCTTTTGGATAA
- a CDS encoding uroporphyrinogen-III synthase gives MIKNFLVSTRPAEKSKSVLERNGILIRNFPLTRIVSYGHDITLEKQITGFSPDSLVFTSEVGVRIFLAEYPHVIRDSSMKMFAIGEKTAMALERMGYTAIYPEKKDSAGLAEFILSFPGDIGKVALIRSKNADSLLLDVLNRAGVIAKDFHIYEVTRAENAGLIVKVIQKRGFMGIIVTSPMEAQTLFDLIKPYEMKTLPVYAIGGTTRIKLESLGIGVNPPFGESDFTKLVDKITENLRKK, from the coding sequence ATGATCAAGAATTTCTTAGTCTCGACTAGACCCGCAGAGAAAAGTAAATCCGTTCTTGAACGAAACGGGATTTTAATCAGAAATTTCCCTCTGACAAGAATCGTGAGTTACGGACACGACATCACTTTAGAAAAACAGATAACTGGTTTCAGTCCAGATTCCCTGGTCTTTACCAGCGAAGTCGGCGTGAGAATATTCCTGGCCGAATATCCACACGTGATACGTGACTCGTCCATGAAAATGTTTGCCATAGGGGAGAAAACAGCTATGGCTCTCGAAAGAATGGGATATACCGCGATATATCCTGAGAAAAAAGATTCAGCTGGACTTGCGGAATTCATCTTATCTTTTCCGGGTGACATTGGAAAGGTCGCATTAATCAGAAGCAAGAACGCCGATTCCCTCCTCCTTGACGTTCTGAACAGAGCAGGGGTTATTGCCAAGGACTTTCATATCTATGAAGTTACAAGAGCAGAAAATGCAGGCTTAATTGTGAAAGTGATCCAGAAGAGAGGGTTCATGGGGATCATTGTCACATCGCCCATGGAAGCACAAACATTGTTCGATCTGATCAAGCCTTATGAAATGAAAACTCTTCCGGTTTATGCCATCGGGGGAACAACCAGGATAAAGCTTGAATCCCTTGGAATAGGGGTGAATCCCCCTTTCGGGGAATCTGACTTCACAAAACTGGTTGATAAAATAACTGAAAACCTGAGAAAAAAATAG
- the hemC gene encoding hydroxymethylbilane synthase, protein MQDIKLGTRPSKLALIQTELVRSFLAEKGYKSSVVEHLSRGDVSRESAIFRLGEVGVFVRELNRLVLEGKVDCAVHSAKDIPSKLEEGLEISAVLPREDPGDVLIAGKSLESLPYGSRIGTSSLRRTAELRGQRFDIIVKNIRGNIDTRIAKYKDGEYDGIIVASAAIKRLGITEKHFPLPVTDFLPAPNQGIIAVVSSTEGDTKGILRKIDHGETRKNMEIERSVMQRLNLGCSSPVGVLSKSVSGYNYVVSRFYSMDLINHMDFSGVIMNDADLDAYLDSIRNELPKNFGYGALG, encoded by the coding sequence ATGCAAGATATAAAATTGGGAACAAGACCCAGCAAGCTCGCCCTTATCCAGACGGAACTGGTCAGGTCGTTTTTAGCTGAAAAGGGGTATAAATCAAGTGTGGTAGAACACCTTTCCAGGGGGGACGTAAGCCGCGAGAGCGCTATTTTCAGATTGGGTGAGGTTGGGGTTTTTGTCCGCGAATTAAACAGACTGGTCCTGGAGGGAAAGGTCGACTGTGCCGTTCACAGTGCAAAGGATATCCCCTCAAAGCTGGAGGAGGGCCTGGAAATCTCCGCGGTGTTGCCCAGAGAGGACCCTGGAGATGTGCTGATAGCCGGCAAGTCGCTTGAATCTCTACCATATGGATCTAGAATTGGGACCTCTAGCCTTCGGAGAACTGCGGAATTGAGAGGGCAGCGATTCGATATTATCGTAAAGAACATCCGTGGGAATATAGATACAAGAATCGCAAAATATAAAGATGGGGAGTACGATGGAATAATTGTTGCATCCGCCGCAATAAAAAGACTGGGAATCACTGAAAAACATTTCCCCCTCCCCGTGACTGATTTTCTACCTGCCCCCAACCAGGGCATTATCGCCGTGGTATCTTCCACTGAGGGGGACACAAAAGGAATACTCAGGAAGATAGATCATGGGGAGACAAGAAAAAATATGGAAATTGAGAGGTCAGTGATGCAGCGTCTGAACCTTGGATGCTCATCCCCAGTTGGCGTGCTGAGTAAATCTGTTTCTGGTTACAACTACGTTGTCTCGCGCTTTTACTCCATGGACCTGATCAATCATATGGATTTCAGCGGGGTGATCATGAACGACGCTGATCTTGACGCCTATCTTGATTCTATAAGAAATGAGCTCCCCAAGAATTTTGGATATGGCGCTCTTGGATAG
- the hemL gene encoding glutamate-1-semialdehyde 2,1-aminomutase, with translation MDSAELFRQSSRLFPGGVNSPVRYYKPNPVFITRASGSSLWDVEGRKYVDYSLGFGAMILGHANREVVQALQKRVENGYLFGAPTEDEIRLARTITTASRTIRKIRFTNSGTEATMHAIRLARAYTKRKKIIKMEGCFHGAHDYALIKSGSGALTFGVPSSPGIPDEVSRTVAIADYNDLDSVSRSFKQNRGEIAALIVEPIMGNIGVVKPADGFLKGLRELATENDALLILDEIITGFRFGFSPYQDIARVEADLTTLGKIIGGGAPVGAFGGRGDIMDMISPEGPVYQSGTFSGNPFTMTSGYSTLDQLRKSSYQNLSRMTAKLVEGLRSIMQTLNINGAINSIGSMYQVFFNIKSAENYREVMSADIRLFKKYFDQMLSKGIFLPPSTFETNFMSFAHSENDVELTIAKMEESLKSCKI, from the coding sequence ATGGATTCTGCTGAATTATTCAGACAATCTTCACGGTTATTTCCCGGCGGTGTAAATTCTCCGGTCAGATACTATAAGCCGAACCCTGTGTTCATAACCAGGGCCAGCGGCTCCAGCCTTTGGGATGTGGAAGGCAGAAAATATGTCGATTATTCACTGGGTTTCGGGGCCATGATTCTTGGTCATGCGAACAGGGAGGTGGTGCAGGCCCTACAAAAGAGGGTGGAAAATGGTTACCTCTTCGGAGCACCCACAGAGGACGAGATAAGGCTCGCCAGAACTATCACGACTGCTTCCCGTACCATTAGGAAGATAAGATTCACAAACTCTGGTACTGAAGCAACGATGCACGCAATTAGGCTTGCTCGCGCATACACGAAGAGAAAAAAGATAATTAAGATGGAGGGCTGTTTTCACGGCGCACATGACTATGCACTCATTAAGTCGGGAAGCGGTGCCCTTACCTTCGGTGTCCCCTCATCTCCAGGTATACCGGACGAGGTATCCAGGACTGTTGCGATTGCTGATTATAACGATCTGGATTCTGTATCGAGATCATTCAAGCAGAACCGGGGAGAAATAGCCGCACTGATCGTGGAGCCTATCATGGGCAACATCGGAGTCGTGAAGCCTGCTGATGGTTTTTTGAAAGGACTGAGAGAACTGGCCACAGAAAATGATGCTCTTCTGATCCTTGACGAGATCATAACAGGATTTCGTTTTGGTTTTTCTCCCTATCAGGACATTGCTCGAGTTGAAGCTGATCTCACAACACTTGGAAAGATTATTGGAGGTGGCGCGCCAGTGGGAGCTTTCGGCGGAAGAGGAGACATTATGGACATGATCTCCCCTGAGGGACCCGTGTACCAGTCAGGCACGTTCTCAGGCAATCCTTTCACAATGACATCTGGATATTCCACGCTTGATCAACTCCGTAAATCCAGTTACCAGAATCTCTCTCGCATGACGGCGAAGCTTGTGGAAGGACTGCGTTCAATTATGCAAACATTAAATATAAACGGTGCGATAAATTCCATAGGCTCCATGTATCAGGTATTCTTTAATATAAAAAGTGCAGAGAATTATCGTGAAGTCATGTCTGCGGATATTAGACTATTCAAGAAATACTTCGATCAGATGTTAAGCAAAGGTATTTTTTTGCCACCAAGTACTTTTGAAACCAACTTTATGAGTTTTGCGCATAGTGAAAATGATGTGGAATTAACAATTGCAAAAATGGAGGAATCTTTGAAGTCATGCAAGATATAA
- a CDS encoding methyltransferase has translation MPEYISVETSIASSVIKDLRKRRLIRTDLKITRSGNNVMIPVKSAPPDYAKDIITEGGRYREVPKSPYGRVLDLVLGEGIPREMVPDKWIRYGDSIALRLNGNMDSQYAIAGAYAKVLGVKTVYRIDGGIRGEIREPTMKLIYGPGGEVQHTENGIKYEFDPSRVMFSPGNVNERVSMKNFPSRKQRVLDMFAGIGYFSLPVAKYTDPELVQCCEINPISARFLRGNSEINNVSEKIKISVGDVRLLKSNIRYGLIIMGNFESASFIAKALSMAGDRCTIILHHLVSTDRLITFRREMNRRFLSFSYVPSIIDSHIVKSVGPNYYHVSTTIEVTRII, from the coding sequence ATGCCGGAGTATATTTCTGTGGAAACTTCTATCGCAAGTTCGGTCATAAAGGACCTTAGGAAAAGAAGACTGATAAGAACAGACCTGAAGATTACCAGATCTGGAAATAATGTAATGATTCCTGTAAAGTCAGCACCTCCTGATTATGCAAAGGATATTATCACTGAAGGGGGGAGGTACAGAGAAGTCCCGAAATCACCCTATGGCCGGGTACTCGACCTTGTGTTAGGCGAAGGAATTCCGCGTGAAATGGTTCCGGATAAATGGATAAGGTACGGAGACTCAATTGCGTTGAGACTGAATGGGAATATGGATTCTCAGTATGCGATCGCTGGAGCATACGCGAAAGTATTAGGCGTTAAAACAGTCTACAGAATTGACGGGGGTATTAGAGGAGAGATCAGGGAACCGACGATGAAACTCATATACGGACCTGGTGGTGAGGTTCAGCACACTGAAAATGGAATCAAGTACGAGTTTGATCCTTCAAGGGTAATGTTTTCGCCAGGGAATGTAAATGAAAGGGTATCCATGAAGAATTTCCCCTCCAGGAAGCAGAGGGTGCTGGACATGTTTGCCGGGATAGGCTATTTCTCGCTTCCCGTAGCAAAGTACACAGACCCTGAGCTTGTCCAGTGCTGCGAAATCAATCCGATTTCTGCGAGATTTCTCAGGGGCAACTCCGAAATAAACAATGTTTCAGAAAAAATTAAGATTTCTGTGGGCGATGTGAGGCTACTCAAAAGTAACATACGTTACGGCCTGATAATCATGGGAAATTTTGAGTCCGCCAGCTTCATAGCTAAGGCACTAAGCATGGCGGGTGACCGATGCACAATAATTCTGCATCACCTAGTCTCAACAGACAGACTGATCACGTTCAGGCGCGAAATGAACAGACGCTTCCTGAGTTTCTCGTATGTTCCCAGTATAATAGATAGCCACATTGTCAAATCAGTGGGCCCAAACTATTACCACGTCAGTACGACTATTGAGGTAACCAGGATCATATGA
- a CDS encoding DUF357 domain-containing protein produces MDKLREKVEKYIRMEEEALSKLRISSPKNSFAGEMGSNFMEMIMSYFSDAKHFYSEGNYIDAFAALNYSYGWIDSGVRIGIFDGGEDNRLFTLLR; encoded by the coding sequence ATGGACAAACTTAGGGAAAAGGTTGAAAAATACATAAGAATGGAGGAAGAAGCTCTTTCTAAATTGCGGATTTCTTCCCCAAAAAATTCATTTGCTGGAGAAATGGGATCCAATTTTATGGAGATGATAATGAGCTATTTCTCAGACGCAAAACACTTTTACAGCGAGGGAAATTATATCGACGCCTTCGCCGCACTGAACTATTCCTACGGGTGGATCGACAGCGGGGTAAGGATCGGCATCTTTGATGGCGGTGAGGATAATCGTCTGTTTACATTGCTCAGGTAG
- a CDS encoding 30S ribosomal protein S13, whose product MSATEKTKQENFLYIVRIANRDLDGERSVYLALSDLKGVGHRLADIMINALDLPRDKRIGELSEEQIEKLREYVEAKEYEGIPEWALNHRREIVTGKSLNLVSNELDIQVQDDVNAMKKMRSYKGVRHEKGHKVRGQRTRSNGRRGLAIGVIKNKEGQQQ is encoded by the coding sequence ATGAGTGCAACCGAAAAGACAAAACAGGAAAATTTCCTGTACATAGTACGAATTGCAAATCGTGACCTAGATGGAGAGAGGTCAGTATATCTGGCCCTTTCTGATCTCAAAGGAGTGGGACACAGACTTGCCGACATAATGATCAATGCTCTTGATTTGCCAAGGGATAAGCGCATTGGTGAACTCTCTGAAGAGCAGATAGAGAAACTGAGAGAATATGTTGAGGCAAAGGAATATGAGGGTATCCCGGAATGGGCTCTTAATCACAGGCGAGAGATAGTAACTGGGAAGAGCCTTAACCTTGTGTCAAACGAATTGGATATTCAGGTTCAGGACGATGTCAACGCGATGAAGAAAATGCGTTCATACAAGGGTGTAAGACACGAAAAAGGTCACAAGGTCAGGGGACAGAGAACTCGATCAAATGGCAGAAGGGGACTGGCTATTGGAGTAATAAAGAACAAGGAAGGCCAGCAGCAATAA